tcgTTGCAGCCCCCTGCCTCCAACTGCTGAGGAATACACACATGCAGCTTTCTGTGGGTGCTTCCCTCCTGGAAGCAGGCCTGCCCAGCTGCCCCGCACAGCAGGAAAGGAGCTTGGCAGGCCCTGCAGTTCCTTCTGCTCCCTCTCCGGCTGCTCCCTGTGCCCGGGTCCCCATCCAGGGAGGAAAGCATACCTGAGAAgactctggttttgtttttgtttttgttttcccaagGCCCTTGTCCCTAATTGCCACCTCTGGGGGTTCCTTGCCAAATAACAGTGGGTTGAGAGTTCAGGTCCTAGACCGTTAGAGCAAAAGCAGCCTTGGAAATAGGGCTTtgcaggggaggggctggggacccAGTGCTGTCTCAGGCTGTGCACTTGAGTGGTGGGAAACTCTGGAGGGAATTTGGCAGTATCTCTGCACATTTAGCTGGACAGGCCCTTTCACCCGGCCTGACCACTTCTGGAACTCTGTCCCATGGAAACACGCAGCTGTACAGAGCTGTAAGTGCAAGGGTGTTCACTGCAGTGAAAAGCaaatcagcccaaatgcccaccatCAGGGAACGGCATGCATACATTTTGGAGCATCCAGATCCATCTGCACTGGGATGGAGGGATGCCCACTCTGcttgttaagtgaaaaagcaagttgcagaacaTTACGACTAGTATGATACCCTTTTGGAAAAAAACATTTCTGGATCTGAATGtgtatatgaatacatatgtataaacatgtaacttaCACATGATTGTCAATGCATAGGAAAAAATCTGGAAAGGATGCTCACTGAACTGTTAATAATGGGTACCTTAGGGGAGAGATTTTGGGGGTAGGGAGCTGAAATAGGAGCTTTAACCTTTCagcattattcatttttttttgtatagtttttttttttttttttttttaagatggagtctcactctgttgcccaggctggagtgcagtggagcagtttcagctcactgtaacctctacctcctggattcaagtgattctcctgcctcagcctcccaaatagctgagatgacaggcatgcgccaccacacccagctaatttttagtagaaacagggttttgccatgttggccaggctggtctcaaactcctgacctcaggtgatatgtgagggagcctgcctcagcctcccaaagtgctaggattataggcataagccaccacgcctggctatagtttgtttttttatgaTATATGTGTCTGACTtttataagtagaaaaaaaaagacaagaaagacaaAATCTCCATTGGTCTAGACCAGTCATCTCCACctgacaggtggggaaactgagatgCTGAGAGCAGTGCCTTCCTTATCTGAGGCTTGCTGAGCTGATGCTGTCCCTGCCTTTCTACTGGGTAGGTGTTCTGTATACGGAGCCAGCGAGGCAGAGTTGCTGAGTGCAGCCTGGTGCCTGTGGGTGTGGCAGAGTGCCGAGCCGTGGGGACCCCTGCCTGTTCCTGTCCCACACTGGACACCTCCATTCTTCTTGAGGTGTCCTGGCCCACTTGCCTCTGGATGGCTGAGgactgaatatatatacacagcagAGCACACAGCAGGCACCCGGCTCTCCTGCTCTTGCTTTGTCCTTGCAAAGCCTGTGACCTGGAGCAAATCACAGAATTCCAGAGAGCCTCAGGTTCCTCACCTGcttcccagggaggctgagaaacTCTGAGGAGGTAGTAAGTGAGGAGCTTTGTCCACTGCGCAGTGACACACACAGACAGCCAGGATtattctttatttgatttttattaccTGGAACCTTAGCGAGTTCAGTTCTTAGACTCTAGGGGATAAAGAAATGATTTCCCTTGAAGGGAGAATGAGAGACCCCAGTGCTCAGGAAGAGTTGTTGCAGAGCCTGAAAACTGTTTGCCAGAGCCTTGGCTCTTCTGGGTCTGAGTGCCTGAAAGAATCTGGGGCGGCCCAGGCCAGGGGAGAAGGCTACGCTAGGCTATGAGCCCACAGAATGGTTTTTTGGGGGTCCTCCTTCGACTCTCATGCCTCAAGAGACCAAGAGGAAAGCTGGGAGGGCACTGACCACAGAAGTCAGACCAGCCTGAGTCCCAGACTTGATCTGGTGGCACTGGAATCTTCTGAGGGAGGGGGGATTCTTATTGGATTATGGGTGGCAcaaggagctttttttttttttttttttttttttttttgaggcggagtcttgctctgtcgcaaggctggagtgcaatggcgtgatctcggctcaccgcaaactctgcctcccaggttcaagcggttctcctgcctcagcctcccgagcacctgggattacaggcatgcaccaccatccccaactaacttagtatttttagtagagatggggtttctccatgttggccaggctgctcttaaactcccgacctcaggtgattcgcctgcctcagcctcccaaagtgctgggattacaggtgtgagccaccacgcctggccggagcatttcttttttaacaggGGCTGCAGAGAAGGCTTGGACGTCCTGTGTAACCTCAGTGAGTGGCAGTGGGATGGGGGAGCCGATCCCTTGAGAAGTGCAACCAGGCTGGCAAACCTGCTTGGATTCTTTTCCTGTTTCTGAAGCTGGAGTCCACAGACTCGTGATTTCAAGGGGTCAAGCCCAGGAATCCTTTGATGTTGAAAGCAAAATTGTGAATGTATCTGTTTGCATGAAGGTTTATATGAACACAGTTTCTGGACAGAAAGTGCATAACCTTCTCTAGAATTTCAGAGCAGTCAATGATCCAAAACAGGCTAAGCCCACTGATCTAACCCTCCTCTTGTGTATCTTTCTTACATTTGCAGGTGGAAAGTGGTGACACGCCAAAGGACCCTGCGGTGATCTCCAAGTCCCCATCCATGGCCCAGGACCCAGGCGCCTCAGAGCTATTACCCaatggggacttggagaagcGGAGTGAGCCCCAGCCAGAGGAGGGGAGCCCTGCTGGGGGGCAGAAGGGCGGGGCCCCagcagagggagagggtgcagctGAGACCCTGCCTGAAGCCTCAAGAGCAGTGGAAAATGGCTGCTGCACCCCCAAGGAGGGCCGAGGAGCCCCTGCAGAAGTGGGTGAGTCCTCAGCACCAGGGGCAGCCTCTTCTGGGCCCACCAGCATACCCTGAGAGTCAGGGACTTGCCTCTCCAGCAGGTCCCAGGAAGGATGGTCTGGGTCATGGCTAAAGGTCTGCTTGCCAAGGCTATGGCCTGGAGGCTACTGGCTGGATGCAGCCTGCGCATATGTTTTATTTGGCCCATAGagtgttttaaacatttaaaaaattagttgccagtatttaaaaatcaaaaaatttcacataaaaatctggAGTTTTGGcttctcatgaaaaaaaaaaaaaagctagatctGGCAACAGCGGTCTTTCATAACGCCAACGATTGCTAGACTGGGATAATGGCGGTCCCTCCATCGCCTTCTGTGGCTGGTTATGGGCCTTAGTTTTCTGCAGCTCTACCTGGCCTGCTTACTCTCCCACGTGCCCTGCAGTTCCTGGGGATTGCTGTATTTGTAGCCCCTGGCCTGGGCACTCAAGGGCAGCAGATACCCTGTTTGCCTCCCTGAGTGCAGAGGTCCTGAGCCCACCCTAGTTGGGCTGACTCGACTGGAAATTTGGTTGTGACAGTGGCGTGGGGAGAGGGCTGGGTGATTGTATTCTGTGTACTGCCCAGCCCAGGCCTCTTCATCTGGGGACTTTTTGGCCTAACCCTGGAAGCCTGGAAAGTTGCCCACTTTTCTCTTTCAGGTTAAGCCAGCAATTTCAGGGCCAACCGAGCTGTAAACATGTTAGTAATGAGGACAACTAGCATTTGTACAGGGCTTCACAGTTTACAAAGCGCTTTCTCATACATTATCACATTTGATCCTCCCAGGGCCCTGCCAGGTTGTTTTGCATATgtgcattttaatttcaaaaagtcTTCCTTCCAAGCGTGTATGATGGAATGAGTAAATTGATTAATTGGCGTAACTTATTTTGCATGGATCCAACCTAATGTTCATGCAGGATAGAGAACATTTCCAGAATACAAATTTCCAAACTTATTAAGaagcttttattcatttattattcgaCAAATATGTATGATGCTCCCACTATGTGCAGAACACTACAGAGGGAATCTGTATTAGTTGTTTTATTTACTCCTCTAACAATCTTATTCAAGAGATAAGATTATCCTCATTTCAGGAGAAAAATATTGAGGCTTAAAGCGATGATGTGACTTGCTCATGGAGCCCCAACCTTAAGTGGCAGATCCAGGGCTCATTCAGTCCTGGTCTTGTGCCTTTCTACTATTTTCCGCTGTCCTGGAATGGGGCTTGGTGCGGAGAGGGGTCCTGAATTGTCTAGGCCTCTTGCACATATTCTGATACTTCCCAAGAGTGGGAAGGGCCTGAGGGGAGTGaaacagatgaggaaagggagaagACACCATCCTTCCCATTAACAATGCCAGGTGTGTGAGAGAACCCATCAGCCCTGCCCTTCCAAATGTGGTGCTTCCCACGGGCTGACTGCAGTTGACTTCGCTTCCCAGGACCCCACCATGACTCCTGCCGAGCTGCTACCCAGGGTCATGGCATTccttcctgccctgcagcatggaGCCGTAGCCCCAAAGCTGTTCTCTGGCCTTGAGGGTTTGTTTTCACGTTGGGATTTCCCTACTTCCATTTCTAGCTGTTCTCAAGGGCTCCTGCATCGATCAGTCAACAGGTGTTTCTTAAAACACCCATTCAGGGTGTGCTAGGATCCATACCAGGGACTGGGGAAACTATTATGAACAAAAACCTGGTTCTTGCCCTCAAGGACCTCACAGTCAGCTGGAGAGACAGACATTAATGAGAAATCCACGCTTAAAAAGATGAGATTACACATGGAGATAAGCGCTCTAAGGGAAGTGAAACATGTCCAGGGGAACTGCAACGAAGAACCTGAGTTGGCCTGGGCTGTCCAGCCCGAGCTGAAGGGCGAGGGAGTCCACTGGGTGAGGGGTAGAGGGAGAGAGTGAGAACAGAGAAGAAGGCTCCCAGGTGGGAGGGAGCAGGGCACCCAGGGAACTGATAGATGTcacaaggctagagtgcagagagCAAAGGAGAAGGGTGTGGAAAGTGCTGGGGCAGACAGGCCAGGCCTTCAAAGGTGGCTGccggggtggggagtgggggggcGGGGAGGCGGGGGGTGGGGACGCGGGGAGTGGGCAGTGTGTGTGATGTAATCAGCTTTGCAATTTGAAAAGCTCATGTCATCTGGATCCTGGGATGGAATGGAGGAGCTGGGAAGCAGGATGACATCGGAGGGGCTGATGAGCAGGATGGCAGCAGAGATGAAGGGAGGGGACAAATGCCAGGAACATGAGAGGTGAGGGAGAGATGCTGTCAAGGATGATTCCTGGGTCTGGGACTTTCAGACAGGTGGATCTTCCTTAGAATCTTAGTGCTGAGTGTGGTGGGCAAAAACTCTTTAAGTCTCCTTGACCTCCAAAATTTGgccttgaggctgggcacagtggctcatgctggtaatcctagcactttgggaggcccaggcgggcagatgacttgaggtcaggagttcgagaccagccaggccaacacagtgaaaccttgtctctactaaaaatacaaaaaaaaattagtcgagcttggtggtgcatgcctgtagtcgcagctactcgggagtctgagacaggagaatcacttaaacccgggaggtggaggttgcagtaagccaagattgcgccactgcactccagcctgggcaatagagtgagactccatctcaaaaaaatacaaaaaaaaaaaccaaactttgGCCTTGGTACACTcctgtgtggtcccagctatccaggaagTATAGATTCTGGCAGGGATCAGAGCTGGTAGGATCCCTGAAGGCCACTGCACTGCCTGGAAgctgaaattggtgagatgttacCTCGCGGGGTGGGCAGTGGCCTAGGCTCTGCCAATGTGCAACGGACAGTGGCTTAATCAGGGTGTGGAGGCTCGGTCACGGTTCCAGCAGTCAGCTGACATAGAACACATGCTCAGCTGGTTGATTCAGATGAGGAAGGAGACTAAGGCCCCGGAGAGGATGTGGCTCGGCCGTGGTCTCCTTTCAGTTCCCCTTATTCCAGGTCTCTTTTCAGGGGATGCTCTCCTGGAACCCCTTTCATTAGCTCCTGTACAGCAAAAATAGACTTTTTAAGGCAGCGTTTCTTGTAGCCTGAGCATGTGCTGAAAGTACAGCCAGGAGAAAGAATCAGGAAGACGGGAGATGATGAGATGAGTGATAGGGACAGGAGCCAACACCCGACAGGCCTGTGCTTGTCTTGGGTCTGTTCCTGCCCCCGCCAGCATTAATGCCATAATGATGATGATTCAGGTGGCAGTGGCGATGTGGCTTTCCCTTATTGAGTATTGACTGTATTGGGCATTCTCTCTCCTCGCTACTCACAGTGGTCCATAGACCAGCAGTGTTGGCAGCACCCAGGaatttagaaatgcagaattccaGGCTCCACTGAAGACCTGCtggatcagaatctgcattttaaagagGGCCTCATGCTTCCCATGTATATGAAAGTTTCAGAAGCTCTGCTGTGTATTATGCCCCATGTGTGATCACgggaggaagattttttttttttttttttttgagacagcgtctcattcactctgtcgctcaggctggagtgcagtggcacaatcttggcttactgcaacctccacctcccagattgaagcgattctcctgcctcagcctccggagtagctgggattacaggcgccagccaccatgactggttaatttttgtaattttagtagagacagggtttcgccatattggccaggctggtcgtggactcctgatctcaggtgatctgcccaccttggccttccaaagtgctgagattacaggcatgagccactgcactcagcctggaagactcttattatcctcatttttcagatggggaGATTGAAGcttcagaaaggttaaattacTTACCCAAGATTATGCAACTGGTGAGAGACCGGATTAGGGTCAGCACAAAACCCCTCTCTACTCTGAGCATAGGGCCCTTTTTCAGGCCAGTGACTGCCCTCTGAGGTAAACCTGGCTACAGCCTGGTCATGGAGATTTGAGTTCATTTTAAAGAGAACTTGGGTGGCCTCTGGCTGAGTATAGCTCAGACTAGGAGGCGAGTGTTAGAAGCACCCTGGCCTCCCCTGCCCCCAAGTCCTGAGATGCACTAGGGTCATGTTCGGGCCTGTCAGGGCCACACTGGAAGGTCACAACCACCTGGCCCTGGCGGTGACCCTGGGCCTGGGCGAGGAGCAGTTGGGCTGCATAGGCCGTACTGAGAGAGCAGCTGACCCTCCCTGACTCACGACAAGTGCCGCATTCCGAGGCGGCCCGGCCAGGCTggaaagcgtgtgtgtgtgtgtgtgtgtgtgtgtgtgtgtgtgtgtgtgtgtgtgtgtgtgtgtgtgatcactCAAGTGGGCATGCGCAGAGTCTGTCAGGgagaaaattccagaaagaagCCAGTTGGAAACTGCATAGGGAAAAATCGTTCTGTTTTGGGGAGCTTGGGGGGCTGGGAAATTAGGAAGGGGGTCACATTGAGACATAACAGTAGTGGTGCAGCGGAGAGGGAGCTTGCCGGGGCATCCGGACCCCTGAAAAGCTCATCTCAGCTCCGGCCTTAAGTCACTCCACCCCCCAGGTCTCAGCTTTCTGCAAAATTTAAGTGCTGAACAAGTACTCAATGATCTCTGCAAAGCCTTTCAACCCTGATTTTCTAATAttctaatgaataaataattatccGTAAAAGTAATTAAATGCCATGGAGGGTCCCAAGTAGGAAACGTTTGAGGTTCTAAAGCGGGCTGGGGAGAAAATGCAGTCGGAAGCCCCAAGTCCAGGTCCGAGAGCCAGCCCGGGGGTCCTCCACTCCCCGCCCTAGCCGCAGGGCTGACACAGTGGTTCCCAGCGCCACCGCGAGCCCCGGAGCCCCGCCGCGTCAGGGTCCGCCGGGACCGCCAGGCCGCCCCCAGGCCGCCACCTGATCGCGGACAGGCGCCCCCTGCTGGGAGCCCGGGGCCTCACCAGGCAGAGCAACGAGgtctgggaggagggggaagccCTGGCCTGGGAACGGGGAGGCCCCGGACAGGCTGGAGGGGGCCCCCGCGAAAAAAGTGGGGagctggctgtggtgggagaGAGGACGGAAAGGAAACAGGGAGGCAGAGCCAGACAAGATGGGTGAGACAGCCCTTAAAAGGCCGGTCACGAACAAAGCGCTGGCGAGTGCGCGCCCGCCCACGCGCACAGGTGCCCGCGACAAGACGCCCCGTCCCCGCCCACGCGGCCCCCGCGGGCTGAGCCCGGCGCCAGGCCCGCACCCACGGtggccctcctgcctccctccccctggTGCTCCCAGGCCTAGCTAGCGGGAGTCGCTGTCACCAGGGACAGAACCACCAAGGACAGCGCTGTCCTGGGCGCCCGGGGTCAGCCCAAAACCAGTCCGGGACCCCCCTGTCACGAGGGAAGGGAGTGGCCTCCCGGGCTGAGGACCCGCGGCGTGAACACTGTGGCTGGCTTCCGCTTCACAGCCAGGAGATGAAGTCGGGGCTGTTTTTTCCGTTTCAGGCTCTttgtctccccccaccccaagctACCATGAGCCAGCCTTAGTGACCTTCCTGCAGTGGGCCCAGGCCCGATACGCTGTCGGTTCCCGACAAAGAAGCTCAGGGGCCCAGGTGGAAGGAGGGCTCACTTCCCCACCTCCAGCAAGAAGCTATGGGAGGCAGAATCAGCCAGCCCAGCAGCCTCCGGGGCGCTGGGCCTGGAAGGGGTGCCTGGAAAGGGTGGTGAGGACCTGGTGGGGAGTGCAGGGGGATGCCTGGGAGGAGCGCAGCTCCCCTCATGCTGGGGGCCTGGAGAAGCACAGGGAGAGGGCAAGGTCTCAATAGGGAAATTGAGACTTCCCTGCCAGGACCTGGAATCAGGGCCCAGTAGAGGAAATGAATCCTTAGGGAAGGAGAACCACACtaacatgtattgagcacctacagtATGCCAGGCCCCACAGTAGGCACTTAATGCTCACCATAACCTAATGATTTTAGAACATTTATCTACCTTGATTCAGTGGGAAAACAGGCCAGGAGAGGTTACAGAGGTCACACTGGAATCCAAACTCAAGTCTTCTAGATTAAAGGCTGAGCTCAGGGGCCTGAGCATGGGGCAGGGAGTGGAGGGACGGAGAATGAGATTAGTAATAGAATCATAATATTTGGACCTGCAGGCGGACCTTGGAAATCGCATCCAGCATCcttattttccagatgaggaaactgagtctcgtAGAGAGGAAGTTGCTTCACCGGGGTCTTGTTCCAGTTGGCCCGGTACCCACCGCCCCCCAGTACATGCCCTTATGCCCAGAAGGCCTCTGCAAACACTCCCTTGCAGGGCCAGGGAGGCCGCTCAGGCTGGCCCTCTGGCCCAGGCCTTCCTGCACCCCCTCCTCCTTCCGCACCCCCTCTGCCTTCCTGCTTCTCCTCTGGGGAAGGAGGTCTCTTGACTGGGAGCAGCAGAATGGGGGTATTTTTAGTCCCCTTCTGTGTACCTGAGACAGAGTTGACAGGCCAGAAACCCAGCTCTGAATTTCCTCGTGTTCCCTCTTGCCTGGGCCTCAAGGCCTGCCCCTGCCCGAGTTCTTTCTCTGCCCTAGGCCCTGCTGGGTCCTCAGGgtcagcactgtgcctggcatgtggtGGGCCATCATATTTAACACATGAACAGCTAAACGGCCAGAGGACCCCCATCCCCTGTGGCAGGGACCCCAGGCACAAGGTGGGGCCTGTGAGCCACTCCAGTAATTCTGCCGACCAACGAACTGGTCCCTTTGTTCTTCCCTCTCCACAGGCAAAGAACAGAAGGAGACCAACATCGAATCCATGAAAATGGAGGCAAGTGTTCCACCCCCAGGGGCTCTGTGGATCCTGATTCTAGAAGAAGGACACGGGTGGCGAGTGTGTGTGAGGGGGCGGAGGGTGGGCCCCTCCTCCTTCTTTACACATCCCTCTGTGGGAAGGAGAGGAAGTGGGCGTGGAGGTTGGAAGTCCCCCAACAAGGCAGCCGGCTCATCCCCCTCCAGAGGCCAGACGCCTCCCTTCGTGGCCTGTGGCTGTGTCCAtgtgcccccccacccccgccacacATGCCCCTCGCTCCTCCAGCCCACACGGGGCCTGCCCAGCACTCCCAGGGGTGCCCTCTCTGGCCAGGAGCCAGTGTCCACATTGTGTTTGAGGCGAGTGCCTCCTTGGTGGGTCCGTCAGTGCCCACCCTAATGCCCtaatgtctgtctctctgtcctagGGCTCCCGGGGCCGGCTGCGGGGTGGCTTGGGCTGGGAGTCCAGCCTCCGTCAGCGGCCCATGCCGAGGCTCACCTTCCAGGCGGGGGACCCCTACTACATCAGCAAGCGCAAGCGGGACGAGTGGCTGGCACGCTGGAAAAGGGAGGTGAGGCGCCTTCTGGCCTGGGCCCCAGCCCGTCCTGCAGAACTGGAAAACCAGAAGtgatgggcctcagtttccccttcagGCTAACCCTTAGAACTTACTGGGAGCCTCTTAATCTCTAGTCAGTGATGACTGGTTCATCTGCTCCTTCAGCAGATgcttattgaacacttactgtatACCTGGCTGTGTACTAGACCCTGGGCGTATACGGTTCCTGCTCTCATGGAGGTGACATTCTGATGGGGGAGACAGGCAGAACATAAAGAAACAAGGGGCTGAAATAGAAGATAGCAGAGGCCTGCTTTAGTTGGGGTGGTCAAGacaggcttcttggaggaggtggcatttcagTTAAGATCTGAAGGAACCGAAGAGCTGGCTCTGTGAGGAGTGGGGTCAGGGAGagtgttctaggcagaggaaacagcaccaGCAAGGCCTTGACTTGTTTGGCAAACTGTATGCCAGGGTGAAATGGCAAAGGAGAAAGGGCCAGATGCAGCCAGAGAGGCAGGCGGGGCTCCACACATCAGTTGGAGACCTGCAGGGTCTGCCCAAAAGCTGGCTTACTTCTGACAATACTGGGCAGCCATAGAAGGTTTCTGTGCACAGGAAGGATGTGATGTGGATTTGAGAGGCAGCAGTGGAGACAGAGAAGAGCTTTGGGGTGTATTTTGGAGCTAGAATAGCTAGGGCTTGCTGATGGACCGGCAGGGAGGGGAACTGGTGGACTCAAGGAGGACTCCCAGGGGTCTGGCCTGAACACCTGGTGATGGTTGTGCCATTTGCTCAGATGGGAAGACCCAGGGGAGGATGAGTTTGGGACAGGTGGGAATTGAGGGCTCCGTGTGAGATGCCAGGTGCCTGGAGCCTGGGCTGTAGGGAAGTACGGGCGACAGAGGTGGGATTTGAGAGCAGAACCCTGGCATTTAAATCCATGGGAACTTAAGGGCTCagcaaggggagagggaggagagacgAAGTCTCAGAACATGTCCATGAAAACCCCGACATTTCTGGGCCACATGGAGAGGAGGAGTGGCAGGCAGTGGGGACTGAGGGAGAAAGCAGTACAGAGCGGTGTCTGGGGAAGCACGGGGTTTTCCCAGAGGGTGGCTGCCCAGCCCTAGGGAAAGCTGAATTCACTGAGACATGCCCATGGCGTTGGACAACCTGGAAAGGAGCTGGTGACTTTATAGAGAAGCTTCTGTGGGGGTCGGGGAGGTGGGAACAGCCCGTGGAGGGCTTCAGCCATGCAGAGaggtgagaaaatggaggctgAAAGACTGAGGAGGGAAATCAACTCGCCACGCACAATTTTTGAGCTGTCTTGTATGTTTGATTAGTAGAGAACTGGGTACAAAGAGAAGTGGGTGGTGACCTAGCTGCACAGGAAAAGAGAGGAAACTGCCACCACGTGGGGCACTTCACGTGAACTCAGCTCTCATTTCGTCTTTACCCCAGGCCTCCAGGGGAAGGCGGCCCTGTTCGTCTGTTCGCCTTTGTGTGAGAGCTTTCTCTAGAGAAAGTGCAGaacagaggccaggcgcggtggcttacacctgtaatctcagcactttgggaagctgaaaggaggtcaggagttcgagaccagcctggctagcttggtgaacccctgtctctaccaaaaatacaaaaaattagccaggcgtggtggctcatgcctgtaatcccagcactttgggaggctgaggcgggcagatcacctaaggtcaggagttcgagaccagtctgcccaacatggcaaaaccctgtttctactaaaaagacaaaaaattagccgggcatggtggcaggcgcctgtaatcccagctactcagtagactgaggcaggagaatcacttgaacccgggaggcggaggttgcagtgagctgagatcacaccactacactccagcctggacaacaagagcaaaactctgtctcaaaaaaaaaacaaaaaacaaaaaacaattagccaggtgtggtggtgcgtgcctatagtcccagctactcaagaggctgaggcag
This genomic window from Pan troglodytes isolate AG18354 chromosome 12, NHGRI_mPanTro3-v2.0_pri, whole genome shotgun sequence contains:
- the DNMT3A gene encoding DNA (cytosine-5)-methyltransferase 3A isoform X9 codes for the protein MPSSGPGDTSSSAAEREEDRKDGEEQEEPRGKEERQEPSTTARKVGRPGRKRKHPPVESGDTPKDPAVISKSPSMAQDPGASELLPNGDLEKRSEPQPEEGSPAGGQKGGAPAEGEGAAETLPEASRAVENGCCTPKEGRGAPAEVGESSAPGAASSGPTSIP